In Deltaproteobacteria bacterium HGW-Deltaproteobacteria-18, a genomic segment contains:
- a CDS encoding chemotaxis protein CheA has translation MSREELNRQAFKEEALELLGELETSLLELEEDPANDDVINRVFRAMHTIKGSGAMFGFEDIASFTHEVETVFDLARNGQISVSKELLDLTLLARDHILSMLEGEEHGLGERAGEVIRGLKALTPSRKESEAAPVDKDAAPTCVTGSSMNTWRIRFAPPKNLFMSGTNPASLLEELCEMGEHHVIMHVKDIPALPQLNPEDCLVWWDIILTTASSEDDIRDVFIFVEEDSDLTIQMVGSCQGIDEESYKLIGQILVEKNDITKDALERILLERKPIGQLLSEAGLVSSSQIEAALVEQQEVKRLRQTASAETQQASSIRVPAQKLDFLVDLVGELVTAQARLTQFASEQNDARLQAISEEIERLSDELRDNTLGIRMLPIGSTFSRFKRLVRDLSQELGKRIVLETRGEDTELDKTVIERLNDPLVHLLRNSIDHGIEGPEERVAQGKSPEGRIELSAEHSGGEVLIRIIDDGAGINPERIRAKAVEKGIIAADTLMSDKDALMLIFAPGFSTADKVTSVSGRGVGMDVVKRNIDALRGRVSLESVPGQGTTISVRIPLTLAIIDGLQVQVEDSYFIMPLSAVEECVELIRKDRNRADLINLRGQMVPYVSLRAGFEIPGQTPEIEQVVVCNSQGRRVGIVVDRVIGEHQTVIKSLGKVYQDVRGISGATIKGDGSMALILDIAALVA, from the coding sequence ATGTCCAGAGAAGAACTGAACCGTCAGGCATTTAAAGAAGAAGCCCTGGAATTATTGGGCGAGTTGGAAACATCCCTGCTTGAACTCGAAGAAGATCCCGCCAATGACGATGTCATCAACCGGGTCTTCAGAGCCATGCACACCATCAAGGGCTCGGGAGCTATGTTCGGCTTCGAGGACATAGCCTCCTTCACCCATGAGGTCGAGACGGTTTTTGATCTGGCGCGCAACGGCCAGATTTCGGTGTCCAAGGAGCTTCTTGACCTGACTTTGCTGGCCAGGGATCATATTCTTTCCATGCTCGAAGGCGAAGAACACGGGCTGGGCGAAAGGGCTGGAGAGGTCATCCGGGGGCTCAAGGCGCTGACTCCAAGCCGGAAGGAATCCGAAGCCGCCCCTGTGGACAAGGATGCAGCGCCGACCTGCGTCACGGGTTCATCCATGAACACCTGGCGCATCCGTTTCGCCCCGCCCAAGAATCTTTTCATGAGCGGAACCAACCCGGCCTCCCTTCTGGAAGAACTGTGCGAGATGGGCGAACACCACGTCATCATGCATGTGAAAGACATTCCCGCCCTGCCCCAGCTTAATCCCGAAGACTGCCTGGTCTGGTGGGACATCATCCTGACAACGGCCAGCAGTGAGGATGATATCCGCGACGTGTTCATTTTCGTGGAAGAGGATAGCGACCTGACCATACAGATGGTCGGGAGCTGCCAGGGCATCGACGAAGAATCCTACAAGCTCATCGGCCAGATCCTGGTCGAGAAGAACGACATTACCAAGGACGCCCTCGAACGCATCCTCCTCGAACGCAAGCCCATCGGGCAGCTTCTGTCCGAGGCGGGGCTTGTAAGCTCGAGTCAGATCGAGGCAGCCTTGGTCGAGCAGCAGGAAGTCAAACGCCTGCGTCAGACGGCAAGCGCCGAGACCCAGCAGGCCTCGAGCATCCGCGTTCCGGCACAAAAACTGGATTTCCTGGTCGACCTGGTCGGTGAACTGGTCACGGCCCAAGCGAGGCTGACCCAATTCGCCAGCGAGCAGAACGACGCAAGGCTGCAGGCCATCTCTGAAGAGATCGAGCGGCTCTCCGATGAGTTGCGCGACAACACGCTCGGTATCCGCATGCTACCCATCGGGTCGACCTTCAGCCGCTTCAAGCGCCTGGTCCGCGACCTCTCGCAGGAACTCGGCAAACGTATCGTGCTTGAAACCCGCGGCGAGGACACCGAACTTGACAAGACCGTCATCGAGCGACTGAACGATCCGCTGGTCCATCTGCTCAGAAACAGCATCGACCACGGCATCGAAGGTCCCGAGGAGCGCGTGGCCCAGGGCAAGAGCCCGGAGGGTCGGATAGAGCTTTCGGCCGAGCACTCAGGAGGCGAGGTGCTGATCCGCATCATCGACGACGGCGCGGGCATCAACCCGGAACGTATTCGGGCCAAGGCCGTGGAAAAAGGCATCATCGCCGCAGACACGCTCATGTCGGACAAGGATGCGCTCATGCTCATCTTCGCGCCGGGCTTCTCCACGGCCGACAAGGTCACCAGCGTCTCCGGGCGCGGCGTGGGCATGGACGTGGTCAAGCGCAACATTGACGCCCTGCGCGGCCGTGTCTCCCTGGAGAGCGTCCCGGGACAGGGCACCACGATTTCCGTCCGCATCCCGCTGACCCTGGCCATCATCGACGGCTTGCAGGTCCAGGTCGAGGACAGCTACTTCATCATGCCGCTGTCCGCCGTGGAGGAATGCGTGGAGCTTATCCGCAAGGACAGGAACCGCGCCGATCTCATCAATCTGCGCGGCCAGATGGTGCCCTATGTCAGCCTGCGCGCCGGTTTTGAAATCCCGGGACAGACTCCGGAGATCGAGCAGGTCGTGGTCTGCAACTCCCAGGGGCGACGCGTCGGCATTGTCGTGGACCGGGTTATCGGCGAGCACCAGACCGTCATCAAAAGCCTGGGCAAGGTCTATCAGGACGTTCGCGGAATATCCGGAGCCACCATCAAGGGCGACGGGAGCATGGCGCTCATCCTCGATATCGCTGCGCTCGTGGCCTGA
- a CDS encoding two-component system response regulator translates to MSKTIMTVDDSASVRQMVSLTLKDAGYAVIEASDGKDALSKLSGPVDMIVTDLNMPNMNGIELIRAVRATPQYKFVPIVMLTTESQASTKEEGKAAGATGWIVKPFKPDQLLAVAKKLLR, encoded by the coding sequence ATGAGCAAAACCATAATGACGGTTGATGACTCGGCCAGCGTCCGTCAGATGGTCAGCCTGACCTTGAAGGACGCAGGGTACGCGGTCATCGAAGCCAGCGACGGCAAGGATGCCCTCAGCAAGCTGTCCGGACCGGTGGACATGATCGTGACCGATCTGAACATGCCCAACATGAACGGCATCGAACTCATCCGCGCCGTGCGCGCCACCCCCCAGTACAAATTCGTGCCCATCGTCATGCTGACCACGGAATCCCAGGCTTCCACGAAAGAGGAAGGCAAGGCGGCCGGAGCTACCGGTTGGATCGTTAAACCTTTCAAACCGGATCAGCTCCTGGCGGTTGCCAAGAAACTGCTGCGCTAA
- a CDS encoding chemotaxis protein CheW codes for MSDNTTLQYLTFGLGEEVFALETGSVREVIELVSVTRIPKTPPYMRGVINLRGHAVPVVDLRIKFDMPKAQDTVNTCIIIVDVEVEGENCYMGAIVDSVREVFEMTNDQINPPPRMGTSIRADFIRGMGKQNEEFIMILDIGKVFSPEELQVLRSTEEMEA; via the coding sequence ATGAGTGACAACACTACCCTGCAGTACCTGACCTTCGGTCTCGGCGAGGAGGTCTTTGCCCTGGAGACGGGTTCCGTGCGCGAGGTCATCGAGCTCGTGTCCGTGACCCGCATCCCCAAGACGCCGCCCTACATGCGCGGGGTCATCAACCTGCGCGGCCATGCCGTGCCCGTGGTCGATCTGCGCATCAAGTTCGACATGCCGAAGGCCCAGGACACGGTAAACACGTGCATCATAATAGTAGATGTGGAAGTTGAAGGCGAAAACTGCTACATGGGCGCGATAGTTGATTCGGTCCGCGAAGTATTCGAGATGACCAACGACCAGATCAACCCGCCGCCGCGCATGGGCACGTCCATCAGGGCGGACTTCATTCGGGGCATGGGCAAGCAGAACGAGGAGTTCATCATGATCCTCGATATCGGCAAGGTCTTCTCCCCCGAAGAATTGCAGGTTCTGCGCAGCACTGAAGAAATGGAAGCGTAA
- a CDS encoding chemotaxis protein, whose protein sequence is MKNIKLGIKIGGGFGVLILIACALGGLAVFNMKTVEGDSIRLAHEYVPEVGVANELERSSLLTMYAWRGYAFTEQQSFLDEGRKQLAAVQGVLADAEKHSQAYPSLVKLKEQLVQAKAVVASYAAQSDQTVELIEEMNADRRTLDQGAASYMKNCVDFLDSQNEAMKRDLAAGASPEALTERLEKITLVNDIIDLGNDTRIKVWRAQANRDPKIIDEALKNFPKMDEFFDKLKAITRLEANIRQIAGTKDAAIQYKMAMTSLNEHWKELAELNTMRTKTGTEVLAVAQDTAVAGMEGTQKIADQAVTNLNSASTVMIGGLSVGVIIGILTAIFLTKGITGPVQLGVEFARKLAQGDLTAKLDVEQKDEVGILAQALREMVAKLREIVTEVQSASDNVASGSEELSASAEQLSQGATEQAASVEEVSSSMEEMGSNIRQNADNASQTEKIALKAAQDAEAGGKAVVQAVGAMKNIAEKISIVEEIARQTNLLALNAAIEAARAGEHGKGFAVVAAEVRKLAERSGTAAAEISELSSSTVSVADQAGQMLTKLVPDIQRTAELVQEISAASNEQNAGAEQINKALQQLDQVIQQNASASEEMASTSEELSSQAEQLQSSISFFHLGATAARVTRQTAQRGRPQPARKAAPKALASKGSASGLALDMGRDDEDDEFERF, encoded by the coding sequence TCATGAGTATGTGCCTGAAGTCGGCGTCGCCAATGAGTTGGAACGTTCCTCCCTGCTGACCATGTACGCATGGCGTGGCTACGCCTTCACGGAACAGCAGTCTTTCCTGGATGAGGGGCGCAAGCAGCTTGCCGCAGTGCAGGGTGTTTTGGCCGATGCTGAAAAGCATTCTCAGGCCTATCCCTCTCTGGTCAAACTGAAAGAGCAGTTGGTGCAGGCCAAGGCAGTGGTCGCCTCATATGCAGCCCAGTCCGACCAGACCGTTGAACTGATCGAAGAGATGAATGCGGACCGCAGGACACTGGACCAGGGCGCGGCGTCCTATATGAAGAACTGCGTGGATTTTCTCGATAGCCAGAACGAGGCCATGAAGCGTGACCTCGCTGCAGGGGCCAGCCCCGAAGCACTGACCGAACGTCTCGAAAAGATCACGCTGGTCAACGACATAATCGACCTTGGAAACGATACCCGCATAAAGGTCTGGCGCGCCCAGGCGAACCGGGACCCGAAAATTATAGATGAAGCCTTGAAAAACTTCCCGAAAATGGACGAATTTTTCGACAAACTCAAAGCGATCACGAGGCTGGAAGCAAACATCAGGCAGATCGCAGGCACAAAAGATGCGGCCATACAGTACAAGATGGCCATGACCAGTCTGAACGAACACTGGAAAGAACTTGCCGAGCTTAACACCATGCGTACGAAAACCGGCACGGAGGTCCTCGCTGTCGCTCAGGATACGGCCGTGGCGGGCATGGAAGGTACTCAAAAGATCGCGGACCAGGCAGTAACCAACCTGAACTCGGCCTCCACGGTCATGATCGGGGGCCTGAGCGTTGGCGTCATCATCGGCATCCTCACCGCCATCTTCCTGACCAAGGGCATCACCGGCCCGGTGCAGTTGGGCGTGGAATTCGCCCGCAAGCTGGCCCAGGGCGACCTGACCGCCAAACTGGATGTGGAACAGAAGGACGAAGTGGGCATCCTGGCCCAGGCGCTGCGCGAAATGGTAGCCAAACTGCGCGAGATCGTGACCGAGGTGCAGTCGGCCTCCGACAACGTGGCCTCGGGTTCAGAGGAACTGAGCGCCTCGGCCGAGCAGCTCTCCCAGGGCGCGACCGAGCAGGCCGCCTCCGTTGAAGAGGTTTCGTCGAGCATGGAAGAGATGGGTTCCAACATCCGCCAGAACGCCGACAACGCTTCCCAGACCGAAAAGATCGCCCTCAAGGCCGCTCAGGACGCCGAAGCCGGCGGCAAGGCCGTGGTTCAGGCCGTGGGTGCCATGAAGAACATCGCCGAGAAGATCTCCATCGTCGAAGAGATCGCCCGTCAAACCAACCTGCTGGCTCTTAACGCCGCCATCGAGGCTGCCCGCGCAGGCGAGCACGGCAAGGGCTTCGCGGTGGTCGCGGCGGAAGTGCGCAAGCTGGCAGAACGTAGCGGCACGGCTGCGGCCGAGATCAGCGAGCTGTCCTCCTCCACCGTGAGTGTGGCCGACCAGGCCGGTCAGATGCTGACCAAGCTCGTCCCGGACATTCAGCGCACGGCAGAACTGGTGCAGGAGATCTCCGCCGCCTCCAACGAGCAGAACGCCGGTGCCGAACAGATCAACAAGGCCCTGCAGCAGCTTGACCAGGTCATCCAGCAGAACGCCTCGGCTTCCGAGGAAATGGCCTCGACCTCCGAGGAACTGTCCAGCCAGGCCGAACAGCTGCAGTCCTCCATCTCCTTCTTCCATCTGGGCGCAACAGCGGCCCGCGTCACCCGTCAGACTGCTCAGCGCGGACGGCCACAGCCCGCTCGCAAGGCAGCTCCCAAAGCTCTGGCTTCCAAGGGCTCGGCCAGCGGACTGGCCCTTGATATGGGGCGTGATGATGAAGACGATGAATTCGAACGATTCTAA